The genomic interval AGCACCGCCTGCACCGATTATACCTGCAACTAAACCAATCACAGCACCCACTGCGATTAAGAGCCAGTGATTGTATGAATGAGTGGCATCATCATGAGGTTTTACCTTAATAAACATCAAAATTAAAGCTAGAATTGCAACTCCAATATATACTGCATTAATAACTGGTGTAGTCACAAGGTTGGCAACCATAGCGCCTGCTACACTGCCGCCCAGCATACCTCCTCCCATATATAAAACCAATGGGGGATTGAAATCGGGTTCTTTAACAGCTCTGATAGAACCACTTAATGTACTGAAGAATACTTGGCTGGACGTTAATCCAGAAGCAATATAAGCACTATATTCAGGTGTCCCGAATAAGGGCGGTAATAATAAAATCGCTGGATAAATGATGATAGAACCTCCGATACCAACTAATCCAGCAATAAATCCACCACCTACACCGATTGAAAGCATTAATAATATATGTATTATTGTCATTTTTCGCACACGTCCATTGTAAAAAATAACAATTTATTGTTAATAATCATAACTGAATCCTCCAGTATTTATCCCTATAAATTTATAGTAAAGTAGGGGAATAACTACCGTCAAATGTATCATATCGCCTATAAATCCTATCATTTTAGTCATGTTAAGAAGTTTTTTTAGATAATATATTGCTTGACTGAACAATAATCGAAACGTAGCAGTTAATGATTAACGTTTTAAATTCCATTGTATTTTAATGCAAATTTTACGATAAATTATTACATGGCGCTGCAACTATGATACTATCATGTTAAATAAAATTTTTATTTAAAAAGATTGGTTGAAACGTCGAATAAGAAAGGGGAATAATCTTGAACTATGAATTGAATGAAAGTATGAAACAAACGCAGAAAGAGTCATATCGTAAAAAGCCATCCTTATGGGGCCCGACATTTATTTGCATCGGATTATTTATAGGTGCTCCTATTGTTTTGGGACTTTTGATAGCTTTATTTGTATTACCATTTGTTATTATCACACACAAATTTAATGGTGAGTTATTCTTTTCAAATGATACGATGTTTATTGCTTCTATGCTTGCATTCCCGATATTGCTATTCCTTATTTTATTGATAAATAAAAAGCATTACCATAAAACATATGAGTCGCTCGGTTTTTATAAAACAGAATGGAAGAAAAAATATGTAATTGGTGCAGGATTAGGTGTTTCAGCAATTGTCATTGTTTATTTATGTAATCTTATTTTTCAAGCGTTATCCATTAATATTAATCCTAACTTTAATATATGGATATTGATAGCAGTGTTGATTGGATATATGATTCAAGGCATGACAGAAGAGGTCTTCTTCCGCGGTTTTATTATGAATATTTTCAGCAGTCAAAAAGGCGTAGTATTCGGTATTCTTATGAGTTCTGTTTTCTTTGCGATAATGCACATAGGCAATCCTGGAACACAATTTCTTGCAATCATTAATATTTTTATTTTTGGTCTTGTATTCGGACTGCTTTTCTATTGGAGTAATAATATTTGGCTGACAGGTGCAGCACATAGTTTTTGGAACTTTACAATGGGTTCTGTCTTGGGCATTCCTGTGAGTGGACAAAGAGATATCACTTCTATTTTCAAAACGAATGTCTTTAATAATAAGGCATTCATCAATGGTGGTGCTTTTGGTCTTGAAGGCGGTATTATCGTCACAATTTTTGGGATTATCTTATGCATAGTACTATGGAAACTATGCCAGAAAAAAGGACTTATTACTAAAAAGTAAAATGAACTAAAAGAAGCTGGACAACTCGCTAACAGGAGTGTCCAGCTTTTCTAATTATTTGTTTTGAATATTATCCACGAATTGTTCAGCTTCTTCATATTTGAAATCTTTCAGAGTGAATGTTCCGATTTCGAAAGTAATATCTAAAGCTTTTTCAGTTAACTTCACATTTTGAATTTCATTATAACCGATATTACGGTAATAAAATTCACCTGCCATATCAACGTTTAAAATTAAACGTTCATTTGTGGCAACATATGCAGCTTCAAATACTTTGATCTCACCGTTCATCGGATATGACATTTTTCCGAGTACTGAACTTTCTACTTGTTCTGTCGGGAACAAGTCATTTGGGTTAATTTTATCTAAAATCATCACTGACCACACCTTGTTCAAATTATTCTTTTTCGAAAAAGAAAGGCATGCGGGGAAGCAGACAAAATTAATCTGCTGCTTCTAAGTCCACATCATTAATATCAATACCTAAAGCTTTTGCGACACCTTTACCATAATCTGGGTCTGCTTTATAGCAATGACGGATATGACGATATTTCACTTCGTCTGTTGTACCTTCCATTTCATTAGCAGTGTTTGTGAACATACGCTCTTGTTGTTCTGGAGATTGCAAACGGAATAATTTTCCTGGTTGTTCAAAGTAGTTATCATCATCTTCACGGAAGTTATATTCATATGCTTGACCATCAACAACATCCATTGGTGCACGTTTATATTCAGGTTGGCTTTCCATAGCGCCAGTACTGTTAGGGTAGTAGTGTGTTTTACCGCCTTGGTTGCCATCTAAGAAACGTCCTTGACCATCACGACTGAATGGACAAATGTTTTCAACACCCACTCCTTGAGGTTGGTTGACTGGGATTTGCCAGTGGTTCACACCTAAACGATAACGTTGAGCATCGCCATAAGAGAATAAACGACCTTGCAACATTTTATCAGGTGAGAAATCAATACCTGGTACAATGTTTGTCGGTGCGAATGCAGCTTGTTCAACGTCCATAAAGTAGTTATCAGGATTACGATTCAATTCAAATTCTCCGACTTCAATGAGTGGATATTCATCTTTGAACCATACTTTAGTTAAATCGAACGGGTTATCTTTGTGATTGCGTGCTTGTTCTTCTGTCATAACTTGAATGTACATTTTCCATTTCGGGAAATTGCCTTCTTCAATCGCATTAAATAAATCGCGTTGAGATGATTCGCGGTCTTTAGCAATGACTTGTTCAGCTTCTTCAGCACTATAGTTTTCAATACCTTGTTGTGTACGGAAATGGAATTTTACCCATACACGTTCGTTTTGATCATTTACTAAAGAATAAGTATGAGAACCGAACCCGTGCATATGTCTGAAACCTTTAGGAATGCCGCGATCAGTCATCAAAATTGTAACTTGATGCAATGCTTCAGGTAATGAAGTCCAGAAATCCCAGTTGTTTTGTGCACTACGCATATTTGTACGTGGGTCACGTTTAACGGCGTGGTTTAAACTTGCAAATAATTTAGGATCACGGAAGAAGAAGACTGGCGTATTATTGCCGACTAAATCCCAGTTACCTTGATCTGTATAGAATTTTAATGCAAATCCGCGAATATCACGTTCAGCATCTGCAGCACCACGTTCACCTGCAACTGTAGAGAAACGCGCAAACATTGGTGTTTGTTTACCGACTTCTGAGAAAATGCTTGCAACAGAGTACTCAGTAATATCGTTTGTTACTGTGAATGTACCGAATGCACCTGAACCTTTTGCATGCATACGACGTTCTGGAATCACTTCACGGTCAAAATGCGCTAATTGTTCCATCAAATATACATCTTGCATTAAAAGAGGACCACGTGGTCCTGCAGTCATAGAATTCTCACGATCACCGACTGGACGACCAAAAAGCCCTGTTAACTTTGATTCATCTTTTTTACTCATATCGAACACTTCCCTTATTTAGAATAATTATAATTAAATACTACCATATCCATTTAACGGAACATAATTAAATGTACTTAATATTTCGAAAATTATTAATTGCTGATTTGTAAAACATCTTTTAAATAACTAAACAAATCATTTCAAAAATGACTTCATGAAAAAAGACGGAAAGCATTTGCTTTCCGTCTTCATTCAATCATCTCACTTAATATGAATTTAATTAGACTTGATCACCGTTTAATTCAACTAAGATTTTCGCTTGAGATTTATCGCTAACTAATTTTTCGAATCCAGCTTCAACGATATCTTCTAATACGATTTCATCTGTTATTACAGGTTTAACATTTAAATTGCCTTCACTGATTAAATCAATTGTTTGTTGGAATGTTGTTGGTGTATATGCAATTGTAGAAGTCAGTTTCACACCTGTATTTGTTAATTGCATTGGATCGAATTGAACAGGGTGACTGAAAATAGAAACAATTACTACAGTACCGCGAGGACGTGTAATATCAATAGATTGTGCTAAAGTCGCAGCCACACCTGCAACTTCAAATGTCACATCTACACCATTTTCAGTGTGCTCATTAATGAAATCAACAGGGTTTACCTCTCCTGAATTCACTACATACGTAGCTCCTACTTCTTTTGCTTTTTCTAAACGTTCATCTGATAAATCAAACGCAAAGATTTTACTTGCCCCTGCTGCTTTTGCGGCAATAATATTTAACAATCCGATTGGACCAGCACCGATTACAGCAACTGTATCTCCAAACAGTACTTCGCCTTCTTTGATTGCTTGAACTGCTACTGCAGTTGGCTCAACTAATGCGCCTTCTTTTGCGGATACGTTATCAGGTAAATGGTATACATTTCCTTCTGGTGCATTTGTATAGTGCGCAAAGCCACCATCTGCACCTAATCCGATAAATGAATATCCATCATAAAGGTCAATGTTTTCTTCTTTTTCTTGTTTAGAAACTGTAGGGTTCACTACTACACGGTCACCTTTTTTGTAAGCTGTTACAGCACTTCCTACTTCGTCTACAACACCTGAGAATTCATGACCTAGTGTAACTGGAGCTTTTTGTCCTAGAAGCGGATCGGGTTCATCTGTCGCAATAAAAACAGGCCCTTCTAAATATTCATGTAGATCTGTTCCGCAAATTCCTGTCCAAGAGACTTTCACACGGACTTCATTATCTTTTAACGGCTTACTTTCACGTTCCTCAACACGTACATCCTTTTGACCATACCAAACTGCTGCTTTCATAAAATAATCGCTCCCTCTTTGTTTGTACCAACCGTAAACATTCGGTTAGGACTGTTGTTTTAGATCTTAATGCTTGGTAAAACACACTTGCAATTTGTAACCCTTAATAATACTTGGATGAAATGTCTTTCTTCTCTTTTATTATACCTTTTATTTATGTATCGAACAATGTTTTATATATTTAATAATAAAACAAGGCGTTTGGTAGATGCATATAAACTAAAATTGCTGCGAAGTATAAAAAACTTAATTGAGGGGACAAATAATGACCCTCTAATCTGCCTTAATAAGATTAATTGGAATTGAAATTCAATTTTTATATAACCAAGTATTTCAGGCAGAGAGGGAGAAAATTATATGACAAACAGCGATAATTTAAAAAAATCAATTGAGGAATTAAAAGCATTTTGGAGTAATAGTAATCAGTATGATATCAAAGAAAAAGCGGAAGAATATATTGAATTATATAAAACAGGTGCAAACAGTGATCATTTTACTTGGGTTCATCCAGAAGATGCACCATATATTAATACAGACAACTGTAAAGCAGCCCAATGGGGAATTCCTAATCAAATTTTAGGAGATATTGAGAAAGCGAAGTTTATTTTTGGTTTATATAATCCAGGAACACAGATGAAAAATAATGAAGCTAATAAAACAACAAATGTTGAAGATTATGTTAATAAAGAAAAAGAAGCAGAACAAACTGTTAATGGTGAACATTTTGATTTTGAATCTAAAGAATATAGTGGTGACTCTAACTTTTATTTAGAACATGTTATTTCAAATGAAAATGTGATGTCTCAAGAATTGAAAAAGCTATATAAAATTTTTAAAGAGGATAAGAATTTGTTCTTAATAAAAAACGACAAAGGAAAATTTAAAGATTATAATAGTAAGTTAATTGAGAAAGTCGCTTATTATTTACATGCATATTATTCGAAAGCTTTTCAGAAAATAAGTGTAGATAACAAAAAAAGCAATGCAGTAAAAGATGCAATTGGATATTACTATAATTTGTTTGAAAAAATGAAGCTGGTTAAAGAAATAGTAGTTCAAAATAATATTGATTATGATGTAGAAAAAGAGTTTGAAAAAGCTGCAGAAAATATTGCAATTTGTAATGTTGAAATGCTACCATATCGCTCAAGTAATAGTGATCAAGTAATAGCAACAGATTGGAAGTTGCCAAGTGGTCGCCTAGCAGCAGATGTTATAGTGGATAAATTATTAAAAGATAAAAACACTGTAACAGTGTTTAGAAGTTTTGAATTGAAAGAGGGTAAAAAGAAATTTTGGAAAGGATTTTTAGAGCAAAGTGCTCAACAAAAAGGTGTTGATTTTAAAGATATTATTAAAATGCCAATATTTTGGTTTGGTGGGAAGCAAAGCGCATCACTTTCCAAAAATAATGTTGAATTATACGATAGCTCTGTTGAAAATCCTCAAGAAAAAGTTAATGAAGCCATTGATTTACTTTTAAAGGAACTAAAAATGGAAGATTTCAGTAATAAATTAGACGAAATCATTAAAAATAATTAAATGTAATAAGTCTCTTTTTAGTATGTTTATACTCCAAATGATTACATTGACTATTAACTTGATTTTCGCAACCTGTTATATAATGGTGCTACGCGTAAATTGAGTTAAAGGTACCTAATTCACATTAAAGGGGCAATGTCATTTGGATACTCTTCAAACTGAAGTGAAGCATTATAATCTTACGAGACAATGTAAAGAAACTTTTGAGGCAGTTCTACTAATTGTGAAAGAGAAGAGATACAAAGTAATTGAAACACAAGATTTACTACTTGCAGCGGTGTCCACTAATGATACAGGAGCGGCCTATGCTTTAGGTCGCTATTCTTTGACAAAATCTAAAGTTAAAGATGAAATTGCTTCTGCAGAAATGGTTGAAACACGTGATAAATTCGAAGCTCAAAAAAATGACAAATTGCATGAGGTTTCTGAATACCAAGTAAAGAAAATGAGAAATAAACATATAAAATCACATCCTGTTCAGTTGATTCAAGAACAAAATTCACATCACCTTATTGACTATATGAGTGATTATCCAGTTTCTGAAGATTTGCTTAAAATCTTACAGTTTGCTGATGAAATGAGAGAACAGGTCAAACCGAACGGCGGTATCGATACGTATTGGATTTTAATGGGTATAGCTCAAGAAGAACAAAGTAATGCTCATAAAATTGTTGAAAAGCTGATGCTTAAATATGCACATATGTATGACGGAGACGGTTTAACTAATAGTTTTGAATTCGGATCTCATAAATTTTCGAATTATTATGATGGAAGAGCTGAGGAAGAGGAAAGAGATAAACAAATCAAAGAAAGCCGCTTAAGTAATAAATTAAATAATCCAGATTACTCTATTTTAAATGATATTGCGACAGACATAACCGAGAAAGCACGTCATAAAGAATTCATGACTGTCATTAATCGAGATGATGAAATCAGACACATGGAGATTGCCTTAACACGACGTGATAAGAATAATGTTGTGTTGCTTGGCGAAGGAGGCGTGGGTAAATCTGCAATTGTGGAAGGACTGGCACTTAAGATTGTGAACCATGAAATTCCTTCTTTAGAAGGAAAGAAGATTCTGCAATTTAACATGAATGATTTGATCTCAGTCATTTCGGGAGATTCCGGACGTGCGATTCAACGTTTTATGTTTGAAATGAAAAAAGAAAAGAACGTATTACTATTTATTGATGAAATTCATATGTTGGGA from Staphylococcus condimenti carries:
- a CDS encoding sulfite exporter TauE/SafE family protein; its protein translation is MTIIHILLMLSIGVGGGFIAGLVGIGGSIIIYPAILLLPPLFGTPEYSAYIASGLTSSQVFFSTLSGSIRAVKEPDFNPPLVLYMGGGMLGGSVAGAMVANLVTTPVINAVYIGVAILALILMFIKVKPHDDATHSYNHWLLIAVGAVIGLVAGIIGAGGAFIVIPVLLAIFKLPMNTVVTNSIVIACMSAIGSFTIKLMQGYVPLGNAIFLIIGSVIFAPIGLKVGRLLPNIIQKAIISILIVIAITELIF
- a CDS encoding CPBP family intramembrane glutamic endopeptidase, translating into MNYELNESMKQTQKESYRKKPSLWGPTFICIGLFIGAPIVLGLLIALFVLPFVIITHKFNGELFFSNDTMFIASMLAFPILLFLILLINKKHYHKTYESLGFYKTEWKKKYVIGAGLGVSAIVIVYLCNLIFQALSININPNFNIWILIAVLIGYMIQGMTEEVFFRGFIMNIFSSQKGVVFGILMSSVFFAIMHIGNPGTQFLAIINIFIFGLVFGLLFYWSNNIWLTGAAHSFWNFTMGSVLGIPVSGQRDITSIFKTNVFNNKAFINGGAFGLEGGIIVTIFGIILCIVLWKLCQKKGLITKK
- a CDS encoding PH domain-containing protein yields the protein MILDKINPNDLFPTEQVESSVLGKMSYPMNGEIKVFEAAYVATNERLILNVDMAGEFYYRNIGYNEIQNVKLTEKALDITFEIGTFTLKDFKYEEAEQFVDNIQNK
- a CDS encoding catalase; amino-acid sequence: MSKKDESKLTGLFGRPVGDRENSMTAGPRGPLLMQDVYLMEQLAHFDREVIPERRMHAKGSGAFGTFTVTNDITEYSVASIFSEVGKQTPMFARFSTVAGERGAADAERDIRGFALKFYTDQGNWDLVGNNTPVFFFRDPKLFASLNHAVKRDPRTNMRSAQNNWDFWTSLPEALHQVTILMTDRGIPKGFRHMHGFGSHTYSLVNDQNERVWVKFHFRTQQGIENYSAEEAEQVIAKDRESSQRDLFNAIEEGNFPKWKMYIQVMTEEQARNHKDNPFDLTKVWFKDEYPLIEVGEFELNRNPDNYFMDVEQAAFAPTNIVPGIDFSPDKMLQGRLFSYGDAQRYRLGVNHWQIPVNQPQGVGVENICPFSRDGQGRFLDGNQGGKTHYYPNSTGAMESQPEYKRAPMDVVDGQAYEYNFREDDDNYFEQPGKLFRLQSPEQQERMFTNTANEMEGTTDEVKYRHIRHCYKADPDYGKGVAKALGIDINDVDLEAAD
- a CDS encoding 2,3-butanediol dehydrogenase → MKAAVWYGQKDVRVEERESKPLKDNEVRVKVSWTGICGTDLHEYLEGPVFIATDEPDPLLGQKAPVTLGHEFSGVVDEVGSAVTAYKKGDRVVVNPTVSKQEKEENIDLYDGYSFIGLGADGGFAHYTNAPEGNVYHLPDNVSAKEGALVEPTAVAVQAIKEGEVLFGDTVAVIGAGPIGLLNIIAAKAAGASKIFAFDLSDERLEKAKEVGATYVVNSGEVNPVDFINEHTENGVDVTFEVAGVAATLAQSIDITRPRGTVVIVSIFSHPVQFDPMQLTNTGVKLTSTIAYTPTTFQQTIDLISEGNLNVKPVITDEIVLEDIVEAGFEKLVSDKSQAKILVELNGDQV